The Chitinophagales bacterium genome contains the following window.
CGATAGTGTATTGATTGTTCAACCCTCTGCAGCGCTTGATTTCTTGAGTCGTTATTCATTGGTTATCGGTACGGGACTTCAATCAAAGTCTGGAGGCAGATTAACATCACCCACAACCATCAACCTCTATACACAAATAGATTCCACAGATAAGTTTGCACGTATTTCGGATGATGCATTGCTAACGCTTGTGCAAAGACAAACCTTTCGTTATTTCTGGGATTTTGCACATCCGGTTAGTGGTTTGGCGCGTGAAAGAAACACTTCCGGTGATGTAGTAACTACCGGCGGTTCGGGCTTTGGTATCATGGCCATACCTGCAGCAGTAGAGCGGGGTTTTATCACACGTGCTCAAGCACTCACCAGAATGCAGACTGTGGTAGGCTTTCTCAAAAACACTGCTCAGAAATTTCATGGAGCTTTTCCGCATTGGTTGAATGGAACAACCGGAGTGGTTGTGCCCTTCAGTGCAAAAGATAACGGAGCCGATTTGGTAGAGACAAGTTTTCTCATGATGGGCTTGATTACAGCGCGTCAGTATTTTAATGATGCTGGTACTGCTGAAACCAATTTGCGGAATGATATCAATACAATCTACAATGCAGTTGAGTGGAGTTGGTTTCGTAAAAATAATGAGCAGGTATTGTATTGGCATTGGAGCCCCAATTTTGCTTGGGATATGAATCTGCCCATTCGCGGCTGGAATGAATGCTTGATTACTTATGTGCTTGCAGCAAGTTCCACCACGCACACCATCCCGAAAACAGTTTATGATCAAGGCTGGGCAAAAGACGGTACTATGCGCAATGGCAATCCTTACTACAATATAACACTGCCATTAGGGCCTAATCTTGGCGGACCTTTGTTCTTTAGTCATTATAGTTTTTTAGGTATCAATCCCACTGGCTTAGTTGATGCTTATGCCAATTACCAGGATCAGGTGGTGAATCATAGTCGGATCAATTTTGAATATTGCAAAGCCAATCCGCGTAGCCAGGTTGGTTACAGTGATCAATGCTGGGGTTTAACCGCCAGTGATATTCCAGGTGTTTACACAGCTAGTTCACCTACCAATGATGTGGGTGTCATCGCACCAACAGCGGCGTTATCATCCATGCCATTTACGCCAAATGCATCTATGGCTGCATTGCGTTTCTTTTATTACAAGCTGGGTGATAAAATTTGGAAAGATTATGGTTTTGTAGATGCATTTCACTTGGGTAATCCATGGTTCGCAGATTCTTTTCTGGCGATTGATCAGGGTCCGATAGTAGTGATGATTGAAAACCATCGATCTCAACTGATCTGGAATTTATTCATGAGCGCACCTGAAGTAAAAGCAGGTATGCGCAAATTGGGTTTCACAGGTCCAAATCTTTGATATGCGACAACTACTCATACTGATCTGCATGGTTGCCATGATGCCTGTTGCAGCACAACAGCAGAAGGGCATACCGCCATTGCCATTGCAGAAAAATTTGTCAGACAGTGCTTTGCTGGATGCAGTGCAGTTGCAGACCTTTCGCTATTTCTGGGATTTTGCGCATCCGGTAAGCGGTATGGCTAGAGAGCGAAGCAATACTTCTTTTGGTTATGGCGATGAAGTAGTAACCACCGGTGGAACAGGATTCGGCATCATGGCTACTATTGTAGCCGTAGAAAGAAAATGGATCAGCAGAGATACTGCAGCAAAGCATCTGCTGAAAATGGTGAACTTTTTATTGAAATCAGATGCCTATCATGGTGTTTTCCCGCATTGGCTGAATGGTGCAACTGGAAAAACCATTCCTTTCAGCAGAAAAGACGACGGTGCAGATTTGGTAGAGACAAGCTATTTATTTCAAGGCCTGCTTTGTGCCAGACAATATTTCACCGCTAACAACCAAGCAGAACGGGAATTGCGCAACCGAATTGGTTGGTTGTGGAATGATATTGAATGGAATTGGTTCACCAATGGGGGACAAGAAGTGTTGTACTGGCATTGGAGTCCCAATAACGGCTGGGCTATGAATTTTCCGGTGCGCGGCTTTAATGAATGCCTCATCATGTATGTGTTGGCAGCAAGTGGCGAAAAATATCCGGTGAGTAGTGCGGTTTATCACCGCGGCTGGGCTGAAAGTAATTTCTTTAAAAATGGCAAAAGCTTTTATGGTATTAAGCTGCCATTGGGTTTTGATTATGGTGGGCCATTGTTCTTTTCACATTATTCTTTTCTGGGACTGGATCCGCGCGGATTGAAAGATCGCTACGCAGATTATTGGGAACAGAACAGGAATCATACACTCATCAACAGAGAACATTGTATTCGTAACCCCAATGGTTTCAAAGGTTATGGTGTGAATGCCTGGGGGTTAACTGCTAGTGATACTTACAATGGATACGCTGCACATTCGCCTACAGAAGACAATGGCACCATTACGCCAACTGCTGCATTGAGCGCATTTCCATATACGCCTGAGTACAGCATGCAGGCTTTAAAACATTTCTATTTTACCAAGGGTAATCAGTTGTGGTCGCCTTATGGTTTTGTGGATGCATACAATGAATCACAAAACTGGGTTGCTGCATCGCATCTGGCGATTGATCAGGGACCAATCATTGTGATGATTGAAAACTATCGTACTGGTTTGTTGTGGAAATTATTCATGAGTTGTCCGGAAATACAAAACGGGTTAACAAAACTTGGTTTTGAAAGTCCTTGGATCAAAAAATAAGTACATGAAACAAGTGTTCTCTGTATTGTTGGCTTCTTGTTGTGTGCTGATAACATCGGCGCAGCCAAATAGCAAAGAGAAAAATAGTATCGCGCCAGTTGGTGTGATAAAAGGTTTGAGTGATGAGGCATTGATGGAAACCGTGCAAAGACAAACCTTTCGTTTTTTCTGGCATTACGCGCACCCTGTTAGCGGATTGGCACGTGAAAGAAGCAATACTGTAAAAGCGCGTTATTACTGGGATTATATCAATGAAGCTTGGGATGAGCCTAATCTGAGTACAACCACTTTTGGCGAAGAAGCATGTGCTATTGGTGGAACAGGATTTGGTATACTAAGTACAATTGTTGCGGTAGAACGTGGCTGGATTGGCAGAGATACTGCTGTAAAACGACTGATCAAGATTGCTGATTTTCTCATTCGTGCAGATGCGTATCATGGTATCTACCCACATTTCATGGATGGTAAAACAGGCAAAGCCATTCCATTCGATCGTTTGGATGACGGTGCTGACTTGGTGGAAACATCTTATCTACTTATGGGCTTTCTCTGTGCGAAAGAATATTTCAACAAAGACAATAGCATTGAAAAATACTTACGCAAAAGAGTGGATCAGATGTGGGGTGCAGCCAATTGGAACTGGCATACCAATGGCGAAAATAAATTGTACTGGCACTGGAGTCCTAACAACGGCTTCGATATGAATTTTCCCATCTGGGGTTGGAATGAATGTTTGATCACCTATGTGCTGGCAGCGGCATCGCCCAGACATGGCATTAGCAAAGCTGTTTATGATGGCACATGGGCCGGTAGTAGTGGCTTTAAAAATGGAAAATCTTACTACGGCTATACTTTGCCACTGGGCAATTTTGATAAAGGCGGCCCGCTTTTCTTTGAGCAATACACATTCATGGGTATCAATCCCAACGGCTTAAAAGATAGCTTAGGTATTGACTATTTTGAGCAGGCCAGAAAGCATACACTGATCAATCGTGCATATTGCATAGAGAATCCTAAAAAATACAAAGGATACAGTGAGTTCTGCTGGGGGCTTACAGCCGGCGATAGCTACAAAGGTTATGTGGCACATTGCCCTGAAGTAGATATGGGCGTTATTCAACCAACAGCAGCCATTGCATCTCTACCATTTACGCCTAAGGAAAGTATGCAAGCCATGCGTTATTTTTATGAGGAGCTGGGTAATAAGATATGGAGCCCTTATGGCTTTGTGGATGGATTCAGTATTCATCATAACTGGTATGCGAAATCACATTTGGCGATTGACCAAGGCCCTATTGTAGTGATGATTGAAAACCATCGTACCCAACTTATCTGGAAATTGTTCATGCAGATTCCGGATGTACAAAACGGATTAAAGAAACTTGGTTTTGTTTTTCCAACAACTACAACTAAATAATATCCTCGATGAGAAAATTCTTACTGGTAACGGCAGTCTTGTTTGCTTCCTTGGTGCAAGCGCAGTTGAAAACTGTGGTGATGAGCTACAATATCCGTTTTGATTCACCCAACGATGGTGAAAACAAATGGGAGATTAGGCGTGGTCATTTGGCTGGACTGGTGAGTTATCATGATCCGGAATTCTTAGGCGTGCAGGAAGCGCTGCATCATCAATTACAATATTTACAGGAATCATTGCCCAATTTCAAATGGATTGGTGTGGGCAGAGATGATGGTCAACAAAAAGGTGAATACTCTGCACTCTTATATAGAGCTGATCTCTATGAATGTTTACAACAAAAAACTGTTTGGTTATCGCCTACACCGGATAAGCCTTCGAAAGGATGGGATGCTGCATTAGAGCGTATTTGTACTTACGGTTTGTTCAAACATAAAAAATCGAAAAAGCTGATCTGGGTAATGAATACCCATTTCGATCATGTAGGTAAGGAAGCAAGATTGGAATCTGCCAAGCAATTGTGGCAACTGGCTGAATCTTTGCAACAGCAAAAGAAAATACCGCTGGTCTTGATGGGCGATTTGAATGTAAGACCTGAAGACCCTCCATTGGTGTTCTTGAATAGTGTGATGGATCACGCTAGAAATTTGTGTGCACAGCCTTACGGTAATCCGGATACTTGGAATGCTTTCCGCTTCAAGGAAAAACCCAATGGCCAGATTGATCATATCTTCTTACACCGAGCTTTTCCCGCTACAGTACTGAAATATGCCACTATTACGGACTCCTATGATTTGAAATACCCATCAGATCATTTGCCTGTACTGGCACATCTTCAATTCAAATAGATGAGTATGGCTACAACTATTAGCAGAGCCGATTTTTTACAGAGAACAGCCATGGCAGGTGCCGCTGTTTTATTACAGTCACTGGAATCGTGGGCTGGAGAATCCAACCAAGTGCTACGTGTTGGCATCATTGGTTGTGGCAGTGTGAGCAATCGCTATATTCCGCATCTGCAAACTTCACCTCATGTGAAAATCGTAAGTCTTTGTGACATTCGTTACGAAAGAGCTGTTGCACAGAACAAGCAATACAATGTAGGTGCTGCTACGTATGCAAGCATAGATGCGATGCTGAAAGGGGTGCCCTTTGATATGCTCGTTACGCTTACGGATATGCAAGCACATGGTGCTTTGAATAAGCAAGCTTTACTTGCTGGCAAACATGTGTGGAGTGAAAAGCCCATGGCCAATACTTATACTGAAGGAAAAGCTTTGTTTGAATTGGCCAAACAAAAAAACTTACGCATCTGGGGTGCACCCGCAGTGGTGAATAGTCCGCAATTTGTTTTCATGAGTAAAGCGATTCAGGATGGTAAATTAGGTAAGGTTTCAGCTGCACATGGGCAGTACGGACATACCGGGCCCACCTGGAGTGCTTTTTTCTATGAACAAGGCGGCGGTAGTATGCCTGATCTGGGTGTGTACAATATGGCTACACTTACTGGATTATTGGGTCCTGCTACCAGTGTAATGGCTATGACAAGTATTGTAACACCTGAGCGACAGGTAGACGATAAGGGAAAGATTACAGTAGTAGCTGAAGACAATGCACATGTATTGTTATCGCATGCCAACGGAGTGATCAGTCATGTGATGTGCGGCTTCAATTATTTTGATCCACATGGACATGAAGCCACTAATCAAACCCTGCATTCTATTCAGATTTATGGTACGCATGGGAATATGCGCTTGATTGGTTACGATTGGGAACCGAATGGTGTGTACTTGGATACATCGTGGTCAGAGCCACCAGTATTGCACCAAAAAAATGCAGAAGGCTATCAATGGCAGGAAGGTGCCACAAAAGTGGCAGAATCATTGGTGCAAAAAACTGAACCAAGAATTGCAGCAGAACATGCTTTGCATGTATTGGAAATTATTGAAGCAGCAAGAAAATCACAAGAAACAGGAAAGCGTATTGCATTAAGCAGCAAGTTTACCTGGCCCATGGTATAGCATGTCAGACAGCACCACACATATCAATACAAAGGGTAAAGCCACACATACTTATGATGCAATCGTTATTGGTAGTGGTATCAGCGGTGGTTGTGCTGCTAAGGAATTATGTGAGAAAGGTTTGCGCACTTTAGTATTAGAGCGTGGTAGAAATGTGGAGCACAATAAGGATTATCCTACGATGCAACGCAATACTTGGGAGTTTGCCCATCGTGGTCAGATGCCGCGAGCATTTGTGGATGAAAATCCACTCATCACCAAAGCGGCAGGCTTTGCGGAAGACACGGCACATTTTTTTATCAAGGATGCAGATCATCCTTACATACAAGAGAAACCATTTGATTGGATACGCGGCTATCAAGTAGGTGGCAAGTCATTAACCTGGGGGCGCTCTTGTCAGCGTTGGAGCGATTGGGATTTTTCTGCACCACAGCGTTATGGTTATGCCATTGATTGGCCCATACGATACAAGGATATTGCACCATGGTATGCACATGCGGAAAAGTTTGTCGGCATTTGCGGTACCAAAGAAAATATTGAGTCCATGCCCGATGGTGAATTCCTGCCGGGCTATGAACTCAATTGTGTTGAGCAGCACATGCGCGATGTGCTGAAGCAACAATTCAATCGTCATTATATCACCGGTAGGTGGGCGCATCTGACTGAGCCTACTGCTGTTCATTTGGAGCAGGGTAGAGGTCAATGCCAGAATAGAAATCTTTGCATGCGTGGTTGTCCCTTCGGCGGGTATTTCAGCAGTGTGTCTAGCACATTGCCATGGGCAGCGAGAACGGGTTTGCTAACAGTTCGTCCGCATAGTGTGGTGCATTCCATTATCTATGATGAAGCAGCAGGTAGGGCTGTTGGTGTGCGTGTGATTGATGCAGAGACAAAGGCTGCAATGGAGTTTTATGCAAAGATCATTTTCGTCAATGCCTCTGCATTAAACACCAACCTTATTTTACTGAACTCAACATCGAATCGTTTTCCTAACGGATTGGGTAATGACAATGGTTTGATGGGTAAGTATATCTGCTTCCATAATTATCGTGGGAGCATGGGCGGTAGTTTCGAAGGATTTACAGACCAATATTACAAAGTGCGTAAACCTGCAGAATGTGTGATTCCCAATTTCCGTAACCTTAAACAACAAGAGACGGATTTTCTGGGTGGTTATGTGATCTTCAGTGGTGCTTATCGGGAAAATCAATCCTATAATGTACCGGATGGTATTGGTGCTGCGTATAAGGATGCTTTGTCTGAGCCCGGCAAATGGGGTATGTATATGTATATGCAGGGAGAAACTATTCCAAAGGAGAGTAATCACGTAAGACTGAGTAAAGAAAAGCAGGATCAGTATGGTATTCCCCTCTTGATTACCTCAGTAGGGTATGATGAGAACGATGAGAAAATGCTGAAAGATTTTTTTGAGCAGGGTAAGCTGATGATGGAAGCAGCCGGCGCAACAGATATTCATTGGCATGATAGTAAACAAGCGCCGGGACTGGATATTCACGAAATGGGTGGTGTGCGTATGGGCAGAGACCCAAAAACATCTTTGTTGAATGAATGGAACCAGTTGCATGCTTGCAAAAATGTATTTGTAACAGATGGTGCCTGCATGACGAGTACGGGTAATCAAAGTCCCAGTATTCTCTACATGGCATTGACAGCTCGCGCGGTAGATCATGCTGTTCGTTCACTCAAACAAAACGAATTATAATATGCGGATACAGATGGATACGATTAGTCCGTATGGATTAGCCATACTGCGAATGGCAACTGGCTTACTCATGGCATTTCATGGTATGGAAGTTTTTGATGCAGCCACCATGCGTACTTATTACGATTGGGAAGCATTTCAGAATTTTTCCTCTCCTGAGCGAATTGTCTATGTAGGAAAAGGATTAGAGTTTGTAACGGGCATACTCTTGGCCATTGGGTTTGGTACGCGAATCGTAGCAGTATGCATGGCTGTAGCGATGTTGTATATCACTTTCTTTATCGGTAAAGGAAGATTTTGGTATGAAGACCAGCATCCTTTCTTATTTGTGTTATTGGCTTTGATCTATTTTTTTGAAGGTGCAGCTACTTGGAGCGTAGATGCACATTTGCGTAAACTAAAGACGGAGAAAATGAAAAAGTGGTACTTGTTGGTATTTGCTTGTTGTATGGCAATGGGTGCAGAAGCACAGCAGAAAACCTATTGTAATCCTATCAATATTGATTACGGATACACGCCTATTCCCAACTTTAGTGAGTGGGGCAGGCATCGTGCTACAGCTGATCCTGTTGTGGTGAATTATAAAGGGGATTACTATCTCTTCAGCACCAATCAATGGGGCTATTGGCATAGTGCAGATATGTTGAACTGGACTTTCCATAGCAGACGATTTTTGCGTCCCTGGAATGCAGGCTATGATGAACTCTGTGCACCGGCTGTAGGTATTATTGGCGATACCATGCTTGTGTTTGGGTCAACTTATACTCGAAACTTTACCATTTGGATGAGCACAAATCCAAAAGCCAATGAGTGGAAACCTCTGGTAGATTCATTCGATATTGGTGGCTGGGATCCTTCCTTTTTTACTGATACGGATGGTAGGTTCTATATGTACAACGGCAGCAGCAATAAGTTTCCGATGTATGGTGTGGAGCTAGATAGGAAAACCATGCAGCCCATGGGTACAAGAAAAGAAATGTATTTGCTCGAACCTTGGCGTTTTGGTTGGCAGCGATTTGGTGAGCATATGGACAATACCTTTCTTGATCCATTCATTGAAGGCAGCCATATGACTAAGTATAAAAACAAATACTACCTGCAATATGGTGCACCGGGAACAGAATTCAGTGGCTATGCAGATGGGCTATTGGTAGGCGAGAATCCGCTTGGTCCATTTAGGGCCATGCCTGATCCGCTGAGTATCAAGTTGGGCGGCTTTGTTCGTGGTGCCGGTCACGGTGCTACTTTTCAGGATAATTTTGGAAAGTACTGGCACATCTCTACTACTGTGGTATCGGTTAAAAACACTTTTGAAAGAAGACTGGGTGTTTGGCCCACCGGTTTTGATGCAGATGATATGATGTATTGTAATACGACATTTGGTGACTATCCGCATTATATTCCTTCTAAAGACATTGCAGATGGTTATGGAAAGGATGGAAAATCGCCTTATTTCACAGGCTGGATGCTGCTCAACTACAACAAACCTGTTCAGGTATCATCCACACTTGGTGGTTACTTGCCCAATAATGCCGTAGATGAACTGATCAAAACCTACTGGAGTGCTGCAACAGGCAATGCGGGTGAATATATTCAAACCGATTTGGGTAATATCAGCACCGTTAACGCGATACAAATTAATTATGCTGATCAGGATGTAGCTACAGATCGGTTGGGTAAAATTCCCAATCAAGCGCATCGATATAAGCTATGGCATTCAACAGATGGAAAGAAATGGCAGTTACTGATCGATAAAAGCAATAATGAAAAAGATATTCCGCATGATTATGTAGAACTGCCGCAAGCTGTGCAAACAAGATTTATTAAACTGGAGAATATCGCCATGCCAACCGGTAAATTTGCCATCAGCGGTTTGCGTGTGTTTGGTAATGGTAATGGAGCTAAGCCGGATGAAGTGAAAGGATTTATTGTGTTGCGCACAGAGAAGGATAAGCGTAGTGCGTTTATTAAATGGAAACCTGTGGACAATGCTTTTGCTTATAATATCTATTATGGCACCCATCCTGATAAACTGTATACCAGCATTATGGTACATAGCAATAATGAATATTGGATGAAAGCAATGGATGCAAATAGCACTTATTATTATTCCATTGAAGCAGTAAATGAGAATGGAGTTTCTGTAAGAACCAAACCTGTAAAAGTAGATTGATATGCGTCGTTTCTTTTTCTTGATTGTAACACTATTTTCTGCCCAACTCGTTTTTGCGCAACCTTTTGCAAACGAGATTGCTGCTTTTCGAAAGCAGGATAGTATCACCATGCCGCCTAAAAAAGCGATTCTCTTAGTAGGTAGCTCTTCTTTCAGGCTCTGGGATAATTGGCAGGATTATTTCCCCGGCAGAAAAATGATCAATCGGGGTTTTGGAGGTTCTTCTCTACCTGATGTGATTCGTTATGCCGATGATGTGATATTCAAGTATCGCCCAAAGCAAATCATTATTTACTGTGGTGAGAATGATTTTGCCGCAAGCGATACGGTTTCTGTGCCTACTGTTGTGGAGCGGTTTAAGACCTTATTTGGGATGATTCGTGCTAAGTATAAACGTGTGCCCGTAGCTTTTGTTTCCATGAAGCCAAGTCCGTCTCGTCAGAAATTTTTGACTAAATATGTTGCTGCTAATGCAGCGATTAAGGACTTTCTCGCAGCACAAAAGCGTACAGCTTATATTGATGTATATAAGCCCATGTTGCAACCTGATGGCAATGTGATGACAGATATCTTTAAGGCAGATAACTTGCACATGAATGCCAAAGGCTATGCTATTTGGAAACAAGTAATGGAACCATATCTTTTACAATAAAACCGAGAACATGCAATCGTTGATGAAAAAACTATTTTTTGCCTGCTGCATACTGATGGTCGTTCAGTTGCAGGCACAGGACGCGAAAATGAAAAGCTTCATAGATAACCTGATGAAGCAAATGACACTGGATGAAAAGCTGGGTCAGTTAAACCTGCCGGGAGCCGGTGATATTGTAACCGGACAAGCATCTAATTCAGGTATCGCGCAAAAAATTGCCGAAGGCAAAGTGGGCGGTTTGTTCAATATCAAATCTGTCGAGAAGATCAAAGAAGTACAGCAGTTAGCTGTTACGAAGAGCCGCCTCAAGATTCCACTCATTTTTGGTATGGATGTGATTCACGGTTATCGTACAGTATTCCCCATTCCCTTGGGTTTATCCAGCACATGGGATATGCAATTGGTTGAGCGTAGTGCGCGCATTGCAGCTATTGAAGCCAGTGCAGATGGTATTAACTGGACTTTCTCACCAATGGTAGACATCGCCCGCGATCCGCGTTGGGGTCGTATGGCAGAAGGTAGTGGTGAAGATGCTTATCTAGGTGCCCAGATAGCCAAAGCCATGGTAAAAGGTTATCAGGGTAGCGATCTGTCTAAGAACAATACCATCATGGCTTGTGTGAAGCACTATGCGTTGTATGGTGCTGCTGAAGCCGGCCGCGATTACAATACCACTGACATGAGTCGC
Protein-coding sequences here:
- a CDS encoding beta-glucosidase: MVAMMPVAAQQQKGIPPLPLQKNLSDSALLDAVQLQTFRYFWDFAHPVSGMARERSNTSFGYGDEVVTTGGTGFGIMATIVAVERKWISRDTAAKHLLKMVNFLLKSDAYHGVFPHWLNGATGKTIPFSRKDDGADLVETSYLFQGLLCARQYFTANNQAERELRNRIGWLWNDIEWNWFTNGGQEVLYWHWSPNNGWAMNFPVRGFNECLIMYVLAASGEKYPVSSAVYHRGWAESNFFKNGKSFYGIKLPLGFDYGGPLFFSHYSFLGLDPRGLKDRYADYWEQNRNHTLINREHCIRNPNGFKGYGVNAWGLTASDTYNGYAAHSPTEDNGTITPTAALSAFPYTPEYSMQALKHFYFTKGNQLWSPYGFVDAYNESQNWVAASHLAIDQGPIIVMIENYRTGLLWKLFMSCPEIQNGLTKLGFESPWIKK
- a CDS encoding beta-glucosidase, whose product is MKQVFSVLLASCCVLITSAQPNSKEKNSIAPVGVIKGLSDEALMETVQRQTFRFFWHYAHPVSGLARERSNTVKARYYWDYINEAWDEPNLSTTTFGEEACAIGGTGFGILSTIVAVERGWIGRDTAVKRLIKIADFLIRADAYHGIYPHFMDGKTGKAIPFDRLDDGADLVETSYLLMGFLCAKEYFNKDNSIEKYLRKRVDQMWGAANWNWHTNGENKLYWHWSPNNGFDMNFPIWGWNECLITYVLAAASPRHGISKAVYDGTWAGSSGFKNGKSYYGYTLPLGNFDKGGPLFFEQYTFMGINPNGLKDSLGIDYFEQARKHTLINRAYCIENPKKYKGYSEFCWGLTAGDSYKGYVAHCPEVDMGVIQPTAAIASLPFTPKESMQAMRYFYEELGNKIWSPYGFVDGFSIHHNWYAKSHLAIDQGPIVVMIENHRTQLIWKLFMQIPDVQNGLKKLGFVFPTTTTK
- a CDS encoding GMC family oxidoreductase; this translates as MSDSTTHINTKGKATHTYDAIVIGSGISGGCAAKELCEKGLRTLVLERGRNVEHNKDYPTMQRNTWEFAHRGQMPRAFVDENPLITKAAGFAEDTAHFFIKDADHPYIQEKPFDWIRGYQVGGKSLTWGRSCQRWSDWDFSAPQRYGYAIDWPIRYKDIAPWYAHAEKFVGICGTKENIESMPDGEFLPGYELNCVEQHMRDVLKQQFNRHYITGRWAHLTEPTAVHLEQGRGQCQNRNLCMRGCPFGGYFSSVSSTLPWAARTGLLTVRPHSVVHSIIYDEAAGRAVGVRVIDAETKAAMEFYAKIIFVNASALNTNLILLNSTSNRFPNGLGNDNGLMGKYICFHNYRGSMGGSFEGFTDQYYKVRKPAECVIPNFRNLKQQETDFLGGYVIFSGAYRENQSYNVPDGIGAAYKDALSEPGKWGMYMYMQGETIPKESNHVRLSKEKQDQYGIPLLITSVGYDENDEKMLKDFFEQGKLMMEAAGATDIHWHDSKQAPGLDIHEMGGVRMGRDPKTSLLNEWNQLHACKNVFVTDGACMTSTGNQSPSILYMALTARAVDHAVRSLKQNEL
- a CDS encoding G-D-S-L family lipolytic protein, which encodes MRRFFFLIVTLFSAQLVFAQPFANEIAAFRKQDSITMPPKKAILLVGSSSFRLWDNWQDYFPGRKMINRGFGGSSLPDVIRYADDVIFKYRPKQIIIYCGENDFAASDTVSVPTVVERFKTLFGMIRAKYKRVPVAFVSMKPSPSRQKFLTKYVAANAAIKDFLAAQKRTAYIDVYKPMLQPDGNVMTDIFKADNLHMNAKGYAIWKQVMEPYLLQ
- a CDS encoding Ig-like domain-containing protein; amino-acid sequence: MRKLSWIFLLLLTACSKKPADQPSTPVTPVNFSIQSWSVDGSTGVTSYVHVKPNPVIRLGFQAPINRTTVNGAIKLNTASAVTVPYSVDYASGDSVLIVQPSAALDFLSRYSLVIGTGLQSKSGGRLTSPTTINLYTQIDSTDKFARISDDALLTLVQRQTFRYFWDFAHPVSGLARERNTSGDVVTTGGSGFGIMAIPAAVERGFITRAQALTRMQTVVGFLKNTAQKFHGAFPHWLNGTTGVVVPFSAKDNGADLVETSFLMMGLITARQYFNDAGTAETNLRNDINTIYNAVEWSWFRKNNEQVLYWHWSPNFAWDMNLPIRGWNECLITYVLAASSTTHTIPKTVYDQGWAKDGTMRNGNPYYNITLPLGPNLGGPLFFSHYSFLGINPTGLVDAYANYQDQVVNHSRINFEYCKANPRSQVGYSDQCWGLTASDIPGVYTASSPTNDVGVIAPTAALSSMPFTPNASMAALRFFYYKLGDKIWKDYGFVDAFHLGNPWFADSFLAIDQGPIVVMIENHRSQLIWNLFMSAPEVKAGMRKLGFTGPNL
- a CDS encoding family 43 glycosylhydrolase encodes the protein MRIQMDTISPYGLAILRMATGLLMAFHGMEVFDAATMRTYYDWEAFQNFSSPERIVYVGKGLEFVTGILLAIGFGTRIVAVCMAVAMLYITFFIGKGRFWYEDQHPFLFVLLALIYFFEGAATWSVDAHLRKLKTEKMKKWYLLVFACCMAMGAEAQQKTYCNPINIDYGYTPIPNFSEWGRHRATADPVVVNYKGDYYLFSTNQWGYWHSADMLNWTFHSRRFLRPWNAGYDELCAPAVGIIGDTMLVFGSTYTRNFTIWMSTNPKANEWKPLVDSFDIGGWDPSFFTDTDGRFYMYNGSSNKFPMYGVELDRKTMQPMGTRKEMYLLEPWRFGWQRFGEHMDNTFLDPFIEGSHMTKYKNKYYLQYGAPGTEFSGYADGLLVGENPLGPFRAMPDPLSIKLGGFVRGAGHGATFQDNFGKYWHISTTVVSVKNTFERRLGVWPTGFDADDMMYCNTTFGDYPHYIPSKDIADGYGKDGKSPYFTGWMLLNYNKPVQVSSTLGGYLPNNAVDELIKTYWSAATGNAGEYIQTDLGNISTVNAIQINYADQDVATDRLGKIPNQAHRYKLWHSTDGKKWQLLIDKSNNEKDIPHDYVELPQAVQTRFIKLENIAMPTGKFAISGLRVFGNGNGAKPDEVKGFIVLRTEKDKRSAFIKWKPVDNAFAYNIYYGTHPDKLYTSIMVHSNNEYWMKAMDANSTYYYSIEAVNENGVSVRTKPVKVD
- a CDS encoding Gfo/Idh/MocA family oxidoreductase, which produces MATTISRADFLQRTAMAGAAVLLQSLESWAGESNQVLRVGIIGCGSVSNRYIPHLQTSPHVKIVSLCDIRYERAVAQNKQYNVGAATYASIDAMLKGVPFDMLVTLTDMQAHGALNKQALLAGKHVWSEKPMANTYTEGKALFELAKQKNLRIWGAPAVVNSPQFVFMSKAIQDGKLGKVSAAHGQYGHTGPTWSAFFYEQGGGSMPDLGVYNMATLTGLLGPATSVMAMTSIVTPERQVDDKGKITVVAEDNAHVLLSHANGVISHVMCGFNYFDPHGHEATNQTLHSIQIYGTHGNMRLIGYDWEPNGVYLDTSWSEPPVLHQKNAEGYQWQEGATKVAESLVQKTEPRIAAEHALHVLEIIEAARKSQETGKRIALSSKFTWPMV
- a CDS encoding endonuclease/exonuclease/phosphatase family protein codes for the protein MRKFLLVTAVLFASLVQAQLKTVVMSYNIRFDSPNDGENKWEIRRGHLAGLVSYHDPEFLGVQEALHHQLQYLQESLPNFKWIGVGRDDGQQKGEYSALLYRADLYECLQQKTVWLSPTPDKPSKGWDAALERICTYGLFKHKKSKKLIWVMNTHFDHVGKEARLESAKQLWQLAESLQQQKKIPLVLMGDLNVRPEDPPLVFLNSVMDHARNLCAQPYGNPDTWNAFRFKEKPNGQIDHIFLHRAFPATVLKYATITDSYDLKYPSDHLPVLAHLQFK